Proteins from one Oncorhynchus masou masou isolate Uvic2021 chromosome 12, UVic_Omas_1.1, whole genome shotgun sequence genomic window:
- the LOC135549079 gene encoding niq CART3-like, protein MDSIRVRAVFYLGVCLSVFSVDCQEQMSPDNILSSQEEQFPLGYVTRNLADVLEGLLEGGQQDNMLGLSVEKKASLIPRCDVGERCAMKHGPRIGRLCDCLRGTACNTFFLRCY, encoded by the exons atggacagcatcAGGGTCCGCGCAGTCTTCTACCTgggcgtctgtctgtctgtcttcagtgtTGATTGCCAGGAGCAGATGTCACCCGATAACATACTCTCTTCACAAGAGGAACAATTTCCACTGGGATATGTCACCAGAAATTTG GCTGATGTGCTCGAGGGGCTTCTAGAAGGCGGTCAGCAAGACAACATGTTAGGTCTATCAGTGGAGAAGAAAGCAAGTCTCATTCCACGG TGTGATGTTGGAGAGCGGTGCGCTATGAAACACGGGCCGCGCATCGGAAGGCTTTGTGACTGTCTGCGAGGCACCGCATGCAACACATTCTTCCTGCGTTGTTACTGA